Proteins encoded within one genomic window of Hevea brasiliensis isolate MT/VB/25A 57/8 chromosome 8, ASM3005281v1, whole genome shotgun sequence:
- the LOC131181999 gene encoding probable disease resistance protein At5g63020 — protein MVGVGKSAILQNLNNNEQIAKMFDIVIFVALTDEGNEEELQHAKIKLKCAKQKLQCEIAQRLKLNVEGLTDTKRIASRIFEELECKRYLLLLDGVWESFNLDDIGIYENEKDSKVVLASRYRDVCMGMCADDIVRVESLSEVDARKLFLEKLGRHINLSDFDPVIPLVIRECANLPLVIDIVAKTFRKKDRISLWWAGLKRLQKWPNINDQAMDEVLDRLRFCYEELGKEDKKVCFLYVALFTEGCNVYMDYLLECWRAEGFIRDADEFTARDRGQEILNDLINVSLLESSEMKHIKMNKVLRNMALKISSEKEDSKCLVKTHEEIQQPLEEEEWKQAKRISLMDNKLCSLPERPACNNLSTLLLQRNGDLTMILSNSLDLCKILSSRLAWNQDYNITIVSILLAKPQSTLFKLLQSINKAPIKNRHFAAS, from the coding sequence ATGGTTGGAGTTGGGAAATCAGCAATTCTGCAAAATCTGAACAATAATGAACAAATTGCTAAAATGTTTGACATAGTAATTTTTGTGGCTTTAACAGATGAAGGCAATGAAGAAGAGTTACAGCATGCAAAAATAAAGCTAAAATGTGCAAAACAAAAGTTGCAATGTGAAATTGCACAAAGGCTGAAGTTGAATGTGGAAGGCCTTACTGACACTAAGAGAATTGCCTCAAGAATTTTTGAGGAGCTGGAGTGTAAGAGGTATTTGCTTCTTTTGGATGGTGTATGGGAATCTTTTAATTTAGATGACATAGGCATCTATGAAAATGAGAAGGATAGCAAGGTGGTTCTAGCATCTAGATACCGTGATGTTTGTATGGGTATGTGTGCTGATGATATAGTCAGGGTTGAATCACTCTCAGAAGTTGATGCTCGGAAACTCTTTCTAGAAAAATTAGGCCGACATATAAATCTCTCAGATTTTGATCCAGTAATCCCGCTTGTCATTAGGGAATGTGCCAATTTGCCACTTGTGATAGACATAGTAGCAAAAACCTTCAGAAAGAAAGATAGAATTTCTCTATGGTGGGCTGGATTGAAGAGATTGCAGAAGTGGCCTAATATTAATGATCAAGCCATGGATGAAGTACTTGATCGATTGAGATTTTGCTATGAAGAATTAGGCAAGGAAGATAAAAAGGTTTGCTTTCTCTATGTTGCATTATTTACTGAAGGTTGCAATGTCTATATGGATTATTTGCTGGAATGCTGGAGAGCTGAAGGTTTCATTCGTGATGCGGATGAGTTCACTGCACGCGACAGAGGACAAGAAATATTGAATGATCTCATCAATGTATCTTTGCTAGAGAGCTCTGAGATGAAACACATAAAGATGAATAAAGTTCTTCGTAATATGGCCCTTAAGATCTCATCAGAGAAAGAGGATTCCAAATGTTTGGTGAAAACCCATGAAGAGATACAACAGCCCCTAGAGGAGGAAGAATGGAAACAGGCGAAGCGAATCTCTTTGATGGATAACAAATTGTGTAGTTTGCCAGAAAGACCAGCTTGCAATAACCTCTCAACACTGTTGCTACAGAGAAATGGTGATTTGACAATGATCCTGAGCAATTCTTTGGATCTATGCAAAATCTTGAGTTCTAGACTTGCATGGAACCAAGATTACAACATTACCATTGTCTCTATCTTGCTTGCAAAGCCTCAGAGCACTCTATTTAAATTGTTGCAATCAATTAATAAAGCTCCCATCAAGAATAGACACTTTGCAGCATCTTGA